One window of the Candidatus Eremiobacteraceae bacterium genome contains the following:
- a CDS encoding NlpC/P60 family protein, whose amino-acid sequence MFKRLALYLVVVSAAFSLGQPAFACPVVRHAITYSVSSGDSLWSIASRFGSSVATLERRNGLSDTSILSLGESITVGDRYSRPACISPTHREKTAARTATHRSQKAMHRSRTAKSGHVAAVSPVAGRQALWAATHVGSLPMFGLTTAVAMEQAQRALAFDARITATAMRFLGVPYSWGGTSYGGVDCSGFVWAVFAKNGIDLPRMADGQFEAGRHVRVADLRPGDLVFFQTYAPGASHVGIYLGGGRFVHASSSDGVRIDQLAEDYYAERFIGARRLTGV is encoded by the coding sequence TTGTTCAAGCGGCTCGCTCTCTACCTCGTCGTGGTCTCCGCAGCGTTTTCTCTTGGTCAGCCGGCATTTGCATGTCCGGTGGTTCGGCACGCCATCACATACTCGGTTTCGTCCGGCGACTCGCTCTGGAGCATCGCGTCTCGCTTCGGCAGCTCGGTCGCCACGCTCGAGCGGCGCAACGGCTTGTCGGATACCAGTATTCTGTCGCTTGGCGAGTCCATAACGGTCGGTGACCGGTACTCACGCCCCGCTTGCATCTCTCCCACGCATCGGGAGAAGACAGCGGCCCGAACAGCGACGCATCGCAGCCAAAAAGCGATGCATCGCAGCCGAACCGCGAAGTCCGGACATGTCGCCGCCGTCTCGCCGGTCGCCGGGCGTCAAGCTTTGTGGGCGGCCACGCACGTCGGGTCGCTGCCGATGTTCGGTCTCACGACGGCCGTTGCGATGGAGCAAGCACAGCGTGCTCTTGCGTTCGACGCACGGATCACCGCGACTGCGATGCGATTCCTCGGGGTTCCGTATTCGTGGGGCGGCACGTCGTACGGCGGGGTCGACTGCTCGGGGTTCGTCTGGGCGGTCTTTGCGAAAAACGGCATTGACCTCCCGCGCATGGCCGATGGGCAATTCGAAGCCGGTCGCCATGTTCGCGTCGCCGATCTCCGACCCGGAGACCTCGTGTTCTTCCAGACCTACGCCCCCGGCGCATCGCACGTCGGGATCTATCTCGGCGGAGGCAGATTCGTGCACGCGTCGTCGTCCGACGGCGTTCGCATCGATCAACTCGCCGAGGATTACTACGCAGAGCGGTTCATCGGCGCTCGCCGGCTTACGGGAGTGTAG
- a CDS encoding sulfotransferase gives MPTLKGLSNRLRTLRGQLFINTSDHHRDSILIAAMQRSGTTWLSDIINFDGSFRSMYEPFHNRNVPQVAHFHTWQYLRPTDDSPRYVKPAADIFEGRIRNPWISAYNTRIVAGPRIIKDVRSLMMIGWIHAHWPEMPIVLLIRHPCAVLNSLLRLRWHSNAAKEILSQPQLMEDHLEPFRADIQSVSRDVDDHLLAWCANYYVALRQLAGKKVFVAFYERILSEPHEEIPRLFSYLGRPIHDRVFTRMAAPSVQARVSRDGESSAVLRGGNLVTDWRQHITQAEIDRAMWWLRRFGLDDIYGPGSMPLVADLSRHRVAASPDRSPAYSL, from the coding sequence ATGCCGACGCTGAAAGGCCTCTCGAACCGGCTGCGCACGCTGCGTGGACAGCTTTTCATCAATACGAGCGATCACCATCGCGATTCGATTCTCATCGCGGCTATGCAGCGCAGCGGCACGACGTGGCTGAGCGATATCATCAATTTCGACGGCTCCTTTCGTTCGATGTACGAACCGTTTCATAACCGGAACGTGCCGCAAGTCGCCCACTTCCATACCTGGCAATATCTTCGTCCAACCGACGATTCGCCTCGCTATGTCAAGCCGGCCGCGGACATATTCGAAGGCCGCATCCGCAATCCGTGGATCAGCGCATACAACACCCGCATCGTCGCCGGGCCGCGCATCATCAAAGATGTCCGCAGTCTGATGATGATCGGCTGGATCCACGCTCACTGGCCAGAGATGCCCATCGTTCTGCTCATACGGCATCCGTGCGCTGTGCTCAACTCTCTTCTCAGGCTTCGCTGGCACAGCAACGCGGCAAAAGAGATCCTTTCCCAGCCGCAGCTGATGGAAGACCATCTGGAGCCTTTCCGCGCCGACATCCAATCCGTCTCGCGCGACGTCGACGACCATCTGCTCGCCTGGTGCGCGAACTACTATGTCGCGCTGCGTCAGCTCGCAGGCAAGAAAGTGTTCGTCGCCTTTTACGAGCGCATTCTCTCCGAGCCGCACGAAGAGATCCCGCGTCTCTTCTCGTACTTGGGCAGGCCCATCCACGATCGGGTGTTCACCCGCATGGCGGCTCCGTCGGTGCAAGCGCGTGTGTCGCGCGACGGAGAATCTAGCGCCGTTCTCAGAGGCGGCAACCTCGTCACCGACTGGCGACAGCACATCACGCAGGCTGAGATCGACCGCGCGATGTGGTGGCTGCGGCGATTCGGGCTCGACGACATTTATGGGCCTGGGTCCATGCCGCTCGTCGCCGACCTCTCCCGACACCGCGTCGCGGCATCACCCGATCGCTCGCCCGCGTACTCCTTGTAG